The genomic DNA CGGGGTGATGAGTCTCATGAGTCCAATCGGCTCACCACATTCGCTCTGCATGCGCGCCTTTTCCTCCTGGCACTGCTGGGCCTCGGCTCTCGCTTGGGATTCTCCCTGGCGGTAGGAGGCCAGAGTGCGTGCATGGCGGAACACCTCTACTTGGCGCTCTGCCTGAGAGGGATGCACCACCAGGAGGAGGGTGATGGTGGCGGGAGCGTTGCCGTCCTGGAAGAAGACCGTGACGGGCACTCGTGCTCCATCGTGAAGTGCCTCGGACGCCACGAGTGTCAGGGTGTCATCCGTTACCATCACCCGTCGAAAGCGCTCCCGACCCTCGATTTCCACGCGCGCCAGTGTCGTGTCGAAGAACAGATTGATGGCCAGCTCAGGCCGGATGCACACTTCCGGGGTTTCGTGGGATGCATCCGCGTCCAATTCGATACGGCGCGTGCCGGTTTCACAGGCGGGGACTGGCGAGGGCTCGGCGAGCAGGGTCAGCCCAAGCAGGAGCGTGGAGGGCGAGGCGAACACGGGGCGGGAACCTCCCGGATGATGGAGATGCGACTGGAGACGTGGGCTCCAGTATACCGTCCTTTCCGGTCAAGTCCCCTCCCTGGGTGCTACTCGAAGCGCGTCACTATTCTCACGTCCACGCGAGGATAGGCCGTGGGGTTCGCCCCTGATGTCTCGTAGTCGAGACCCCTCTTGTTGTAGCTACCGACCAGCTCCATGCATACGGTGAACGTGTCTCCCTTGGGCGTGACCACTTGGGTGATGCGGCCATAGACGCGCTCCTTTCCGAGGATGAGTTGTCCGGAGAGGGTGCTCATGTCAGGGAACACGGTTCGCCCATCCATGGCGTTGAATCTGCTGGCTCCGACATCCCAATCACCCGCCAGCTCCAAGGAGACAGGGCCTTCCTTTACAGGGACTGGCTTTTCGGCCTTCTGCAAATCGTCGCCAGGTAAGGACACGCCATGGATGTCTCTCACCTTGAGTCCGAGCGTTTCAGTCATCGTCTTGACCGCGCCCGCCGGACATTCCTCGGGGGGAGGATTCCGGCGGACCTGGGCCGCGGGGCAGGCGGTGTTGGCGGCGGCGGTCATGGCCAGGAGGACGGGGGCCGCCCGGGGGCTGCGTGCCTTCTTCATGGGGAGTGTGTCCGTGGGGAGCGTCACGGTCGTGACGGGCGCAGGGGTCTCCACCCGGGAAGGTGCTGCGCCTGGGTCAGCTTCGGGGGGCTTCCACGGAGGCGCCACTTCATGAATGGACGTAGCCCATGGCATCGGGTCCCAGACGAACAATCCTGAAGGTGGGTTGGGCTCGGTTTCGCGCTGGCTCCACACCCACGCCATTCCCACCACGAGGCACGCTCCGGCCACCCCGGCCCAGACACTCCGTCTCCTGTCGCGGGGAACGCGAGGCGCGGGAGGGGGCTTGGCGGGAGCGGGCGCCGGTATGGGCACGGGGGCGGCGGCCACGGTGGGCGGCTTGCCCCGCCTGGGCCTCCTGCGCGCCCATGCTCGCAGCCGTGCTTGGGGCGTGTCGCCGGGCAGTTCCGTGGTGAGTTCGTCCGATTCCCATCCGTAGCACAGGGGCCTTTCCCAGCGAGGATCTCCGTGCGTCCGCCGCAGCAGGGCTTCCATCTCCGAGCACAGGGCCTCGGCGTTGGGCGCGCGGGCGTGGGGCTCGGAGGCCAACAGGCGCAGGCACAGGTCGCCGAGTTCCTGGGGAACGCGGGCGTTGCGCACGGTGGGGGGCACGGGGTTGCCCGCGAGGATGTCCGCGAGCAGATCGTCCTCCGGACCCTCGAAGGGGTACACATCGGTCGCGAGCACGTAGAGGATGACGCCCAGCGCGTACAGCTCGTCCGCCACGGAGTAGGGATGGCGCTCGCCCGGCGTCTTGTCCGGGCGCAGGAAGAAGGCCACGGCCTCGGGGCTGCGGTAGCGCGCGTTGCCGGGTGCCAGCGCGCCGGTCACCGAGGGGGCATGGGGCAGGGCACCCGCCCCGAAGTCCACCAGGACCGCCGCTCCGTCCGTCTCGCGGACCAGCACGTTGTCGCCCTTCAGGTCCCGGTGGAACACCCCCTGGGCGTGCACGTCCCCCAAGGCCCGGCAGAGCGGCGACAGTTTCTCCAGGAGCTCGCGGGCGCTGGGATTGGTGTCGCGCGCCCA from Melittangium boletus DSM 14713 includes the following:
- a CDS encoding DUF2381 family protein is translated as MFASPSTLLLGLTLLAEPSPVPACETGTRRIELDADASHETPEVCIRPELAINLFFDTTLARVEIEGRERFRRVMVTDDTLTLVASEALHDGARVPVTVFFQDGNAPATITLLLVVHPSQAERQVEVFRHARTLASYRQGESQARAEAQQCQEEKARMQSECGEPIGLMRLITPGWIGTQGVFAQELKGIPERPGALIIPRKGVGYRAIGDQGQGRVALKLDLLNRGTRTWTPAGAALLDEKQVPLPGLRMSHPEPIHPGKSFGLIVEAEAGEREAQRPFTLKVWAEEADAETVVLENLHFPSSPMP
- a CDS encoding serine/threonine protein kinase produces the protein MTPSHEDEVRPGLEVGGYRIERKLGAGGFGQVYLARREDGPCALKFLHLGSMGEWGWRELYILLRHEFPQVVRLRSHFKWPEEQPEYLVLVMEYVPGPTLYQWARDTNPSARELLEKLSPLCRALGDVHAQGVFHRDLKGDNVLVRETDGAAVLVDFGAGALPHAPSVTGALAPGNARYRSPEAVAFFLRPDKTPGERHPYSVADELYALGVILYVLATDVYPFEGPEDDLLADILAGNPVPPTVRNARVPQELGDLCLRLLASEPHARAPNAEALCSEMEALLRRTHGDPRWERPLCYGWESDELTTELPGDTPQARLRAWARRRPRRGKPPTVAAAPVPIPAPAPAKPPPAPRVPRDRRRSVWAGVAGACLVVGMAWVWSQRETEPNPPSGLFVWDPMPWATSIHEVAPPWKPPEADPGAAPSRVETPAPVTTVTLPTDTLPMKKARSPRAAPVLLAMTAAANTACPAAQVRRNPPPEECPAGAVKTMTETLGLKVRDIHGVSLPGDDLQKAEKPVPVKEGPVSLELAGDWDVGASRFNAMDGRTVFPDMSTLSGQLILGKERVYGRITQVVTPKGDTFTVCMELVGSYNKRGLDYETSGANPTAYPRVDVRIVTRFE